The following proteins are encoded in a genomic region of Anaerolineae bacterium:
- a CDS encoding twin-arginine translocation pathway signal, which translates to MTNEKPTLTFGHLKITDHLLLGVAKEQHADGAVPYKYFHLETKAYRGWNPLADDLKAGKLDGAFILAPLAMEIFYANQNIQMILQAHKSGSIVIKNRRANIERVEDFKGKNVLIPHYLSVHHLLFDRMLRESGLEIGPGKDVILDVVAPSDIPEIIEWDEKGQVGGFIVAEPFGTQVVKAGYGDEFALSKDLWPNHPCCVVVMKKDVVEKYPDAVYEFTKSLVEAGLFTESQPDQAAQIGSKFLDQSLDVIKTVLTTPKDRVTYAELKPVIDDFEYMQTYLTTQIKAMSDKIDLEKFIDYRFAEEANAQ; encoded by the coding sequence ATGACAAATGAAAAACCAACTTTGACCTTTGGACATTTGAAGATCACCGATCATTTGTTGCTGGGAGTAGCAAAAGAACAACACGCGGATGGTGCAGTACCTTACAAATATTTCCATTTGGAAACCAAAGCCTATCGCGGCTGGAATCCACTGGCGGATGACCTCAAAGCGGGAAAGCTGGATGGAGCGTTCATTTTAGCTCCCCTGGCCATGGAAATCTTTTACGCCAACCAAAATATTCAAATGATCCTGCAAGCCCACAAATCCGGGAGTATTGTCATTAAGAATCGCCGTGCCAATATTGAGCGGGTGGAAGATTTCAAAGGCAAAAACGTTCTCATTCCTCATTACCTTTCGGTGCACCACCTGCTATTTGACCGTATGCTACGAGAAAGTGGCCTGGAAATTGGGCCTGGCAAAGACGTGATCCTGGATGTGGTTGCGCCATCCGATATTCCGGAAATCATTGAATGGGACGAGAAAGGTCAGGTCGGCGGATTTATTGTTGCCGAACCCTTTGGAACTCAAGTGGTAAAAGCCGGATATGGCGATGAATTTGCCCTATCAAAAGACCTCTGGCCGAATCATCCTTGCTGTGTGGTCGTCATGAAAAAAGATGTGGTAGAAAAATACCCCGATGCCGTTTATGAATTTACGAAGAGTTTAGTAGAAGCCGGTCTTTTTACCGAAAGCCAACCTGATCAGGCTGCCCAAATCGGCTCAAAATTCCTTGATCAAAGTCTGGATGTGATCAAAACCGTTCTGACCACCCCCAAAGACCGTGTGACCTATGCGGAACTAAAACCCGTGATCGACGATTTCGAATACATGCAGACCTACTTGACAACCCAAATTAAAGCGATGTCCGACAAGATCGATCTGGAAAAGTTTATTGACTATCGTTTTGCCGAAGAAGCCAACGCCCAATAG
- a CDS encoding Prolyl-tRNA synthetase, with protein sequence MRVSQLFNVTLREAPAEAEVASHQLLVRAGFIRQLAAGIFSYLPLGRRTLTKIENIMREEMNAIGGQEMTMPVVHPADIWKETQRWYQIGSEMGRFKDKNNRDMVLAMTHEEVVADIVRKDIRSYRQLPRLIYHIQTKWRDDPRPRAGLIRVREFTMKDSYSLDADWEGLDKQYRAHYQAYFNIFHRCGIPVIAVKSDVGMMGGQMAHEYMYLTPIGEDTLVLCDNCGYSANRQIAFFKKTPPPPEEPLPAEKVYTPDAKTIEALANYLQVPKQKTAKAVFMMATLPAEDGGYKETFIFAIVRGDMELNETKLANTLKAKDLRPATEEEILATGAVPGYASPVGLKNVLVVVDDLIPQSPNLVAGANEAGYHLKNVNYGRDYQANIVADITAAQDGDACIRCGAPLRTARGVEVGNIFKLGTRYSDAMGCTFLDKDGVEKPIIMGSYGIGSGRLMACIAEEHHDEQGLIWPITVAPYEVEIVSLGGQQSEKVQQTADNLYQELQSNGIEVLYDDRDESPGVKFMDADLIGIPIRLTVSERTIQQDAVEFKRRDQNEKRLVSLAEVYTTVRQEINLLHQAIQAKVVEVPFEG encoded by the coding sequence GTGAGAGTTTCGCAATTATTCAATGTTACCTTACGAGAAGCCCCTGCCGAGGCGGAGGTCGCCAGCCACCAACTTTTGGTACGCGCAGGTTTCATCCGCCAGCTTGCCGCCGGCATCTTCAGTTATCTGCCGCTGGGACGCAGAACCCTGACCAAGATCGAAAACATCATGCGTGAGGAAATGAATGCCATCGGCGGTCAGGAGATGACCATGCCCGTCGTGCACCCGGCCGATATCTGGAAAGAGACCCAACGCTGGTATCAAATCGGCAGTGAGATGGGTCGCTTCAAGGATAAAAACAACCGCGATATGGTGCTGGCAATGACCCACGAGGAAGTAGTGGCGGACATTGTGCGCAAAGACATCCGCTCCTATCGCCAGCTTCCGCGCTTGATTTACCACATTCAAACCAAGTGGCGTGACGATCCGCGTCCACGCGCCGGGCTAATTCGGGTGCGGGAATTCACCATGAAAGATAGCTATAGCCTGGATGCCGATTGGGAAGGGCTGGACAAGCAATATCGCGCCCACTATCAGGCTTACTTCAACATCTTTCATCGTTGCGGCATCCCCGTGATTGCTGTGAAGTCTGATGTAGGTATGATGGGCGGGCAGATGGCACATGAATATATGTATCTTACCCCGATTGGCGAAGATACGCTTGTGTTGTGCGACAACTGTGGTTACTCTGCCAATCGCCAGATTGCCTTTTTCAAGAAAACTCCACCTCCACCCGAAGAACCTCTCCCGGCTGAAAAAGTCTATACTCCTGATGCCAAGACCATTGAAGCCCTGGCGAACTACCTGCAGGTTCCTAAGCAGAAAACCGCCAAAGCCGTGTTCATGATGGCAACCCTTCCCGCTGAGGATGGAGGGTACAAAGAAACCTTTATTTTTGCCATCGTGCGCGGGGATATGGAGCTCAACGAAACCAAACTCGCCAATACGCTGAAGGCGAAAGACCTGCGCCCCGCCACCGAAGAAGAAATTCTCGCCACGGGCGCTGTGCCAGGTTACGCTTCTCCAGTTGGTTTGAAGAATGTCCTGGTGGTGGTAGATGATCTGATACCGCAATCACCCAATCTGGTTGCCGGGGCAAATGAGGCAGGCTATCATCTCAAAAATGTCAATTACGGTCGGGATTATCAAGCCAACATCGTGGCTGACATCACGGCTGCCCAGGATGGCGATGCCTGTATTCGCTGCGGCGCTCCATTGCGCACGGCACGCGGCGTTGAAGTAGGCAATATCTTCAAACTGGGGACGCGCTATTCGGATGCTATGGGTTGTACCTTCCTGGACAAAGATGGGGTGGAAAAACCCATCATCATGGGTTCTTATGGAATCGGCAGTGGTCGCTTAATGGCTTGTATCGCCGAAGAACACCACGACGAACAGGGCTTAATCTGGCCAATTACGGTCGCCCCTTACGAAGTTGAAATCGTCTCGCTTGGTGGCCAGCAAAGCGAAAAAGTACAACAGACAGCCGACAATCTATATCAAGAGTTACAAAGCAATGGCATTGAAGTGTTGTATGATGACCGTGATGAAAGCCCTGGCGTGAAATTCATGGACGCAGATTTAATCGGTATCCCTATCCGCCTGACCGTGAGCGAGCGAACGATCCAGCAAGATGCCGTCGAATTCAAACGACGGGATCAAAACGAAAAACGGCTGGTGTCCCTCGCAGAAGTCTATACCACTGTCAGACAAGAGATCAACCTTTTGCATCAAGCCATCCAGGCTAAAGTGGTCGAAGTACCCTTCGAAGGATAA
- a CDS encoding Thiosulfate sulfurtransferase, rhodanese encodes MNEYLIEVEELHQLLDTKPVVLIDTRDPHDYEEIHLPNAIHVYDIFTYLCTRGNGGLKAMVNYFTRLFSKIGLKTSDTVVVYEDAMDNGYGRSCRGWTILKYLGVSDVHVLHGGLRAWLKAGYPTTQEIPEIKSSPFTPDLHPEHIITAEEMVAAIHNPDIQIVDCRDYAEWIGANSSPYGYDYCPRKGRIPNSKWIEWYRMMKLRQGIPWFKDPEEILQVCSQAGINPEKPVYLYCFKGARTSNMYIALKLAGFPTVKNYFSSWNEWSRDFSLPIEEGYPQS; translated from the coding sequence GTGAACGAATACTTAATCGAGGTTGAAGAACTGCATCAATTGCTGGATACCAAACCCGTCGTGCTGATTGACACTCGCGATCCACACGACTACGAGGAAATCCACCTGCCCAATGCCATTCACGTGTACGACATCTTCACTTACTTATGCACTCGAGGCAATGGTGGCTTAAAAGCCATGGTCAACTATTTCACCCGTTTGTTTAGCAAAATTGGCTTGAAAACCTCCGATACGGTAGTGGTTTACGAAGACGCCATGGACAATGGGTATGGACGTTCCTGCCGGGGTTGGACGATTTTGAAATATCTTGGCGTCTCGGATGTACATGTGCTGCACGGCGGACTGCGCGCCTGGTTGAAAGCTGGCTACCCAACTACTCAGGAGATACCCGAGATTAAGAGTTCACCTTTCACGCCTGACTTGCATCCCGAACACATCATCACGGCTGAAGAAATGGTGGCTGCCATTCATAATCCGGACATTCAAATCGTAGATTGCCGTGATTATGCGGAATGGATCGGGGCAAACTCTTCCCCTTATGGGTACGATTACTGTCCGCGCAAGGGTCGCATTCCCAACTCCAAATGGATCGAATGGTATCGGATGATGAAGCTCCGCCAGGGCATCCCCTGGTTCAAAGACCCTGAGGAGATTCTACAGGTCTGCTCCCAGGCCGGAATTAACCCAGAAAAGCCGGTATACCTCTATTGTTTCAAAGGCGCACGGACTTCAAACATGTATATTGCCTTAAAACTGGCTGGATTTCCGACCGTTAAGAATTATTTCAGTTCCTGGAACGAGTGGTCACGCGACTTTTCTCTGCCCATAGAAGAAGGCTACCCTCAATCCTAG
- a CDS encoding D-glycerate 2-kinase encodes MSFDLRHPIPTSLANHPHKDILLKAIQESLNEVAGDQAVRRSLHIEQGRLWVGDQSYPLSSEGKLYLLAVGKAAVAMAAGAKESLGDQISAGIIVTKFRPSEEQSNFPVLLGDHPVPKQQSLAAARAVESFLKSIQAQDTLLCLISGGASALLTSPRPNLRLREVQKTTQLLLRCGATIQELNTIRKHLDRFKGGGIFQAVKPAQVISLIISDVIGDSLEVIGSGLTAPDPTTFQDALAILDHYELRSSIPGAVLEYLEEGARGIHPETLKPQSEDFSRVANHIIASNRHACEAAQRAFQAAGVKTLHLTSFLQGEASQVGRVFAAFARQLSIQQVNADQPICWIAGGETTVTVRGSGIGGRNSELALGAVAEMAGLENTLLITLASDGDDGFSPAAGAVVSGSTFSRAAQMGLQPNEFLKRNDSFSFFNQLNDCIYTTPTHTNVNDLIFLFVS; translated from the coding sequence ATGAGCTTTGATCTACGCCATCCTATTCCCACCAGCCTGGCAAACCATCCACACAAGGACATCCTGCTCAAAGCCATTCAAGAATCGTTGAACGAGGTCGCCGGCGATCAGGCTGTGCGGCGCAGTCTCCATATAGAGCAAGGACGCTTATGGGTGGGAGACCAATCTTATCCGCTATCCAGCGAAGGCAAACTTTACCTGTTAGCCGTTGGCAAAGCAGCGGTTGCCATGGCTGCAGGCGCCAAAGAAAGCCTGGGGGATCAGATCTCTGCTGGAATCATTGTCACGAAATTCCGACCATCTGAAGAGCAAAGCAACTTCCCGGTTCTTTTAGGGGATCATCCCGTACCGAAACAGCAAAGTCTGGCGGCTGCCAGGGCTGTCGAAAGTTTTCTAAAATCCATTCAAGCGCAGGATACCCTGCTCTGTCTGATCTCCGGTGGCGCATCGGCTTTATTAACTTCTCCACGTCCAAACTTGCGTTTGAGAGAGGTTCAAAAAACGACCCAGCTCCTTTTACGCTGTGGAGCAACCATTCAAGAATTGAATACGATTCGCAAACATCTTGATCGTTTCAAAGGAGGCGGAATTTTCCAGGCAGTCAAACCCGCTCAGGTCATCAGCCTGATCATTTCAGACGTGATTGGCGATTCACTGGAAGTTATCGGTTCAGGCTTAACGGCTCCCGACCCGACCACCTTCCAAGATGCTCTTGCGATCCTCGATCATTACGAATTACGGTCTTCGATTCCTGGCGCAGTGCTGGAATACCTGGAAGAAGGCGCCAGGGGAATCCACCCCGAAACCCTCAAGCCGCAGTCAGAGGATTTCTCGCGGGTGGCGAATCACATCATCGCCAGCAATCGCCATGCCTGTGAAGCGGCTCAACGCGCGTTCCAGGCGGCTGGCGTCAAAACGTTGCACCTGACCTCTTTCTTACAGGGGGAAGCCTCCCAGGTTGGACGCGTATTTGCCGCTTTTGCCCGTCAATTGAGCATACAGCAGGTCAACGCCGACCAGCCGATCTGCTGGATCGCCGGTGGTGAGACAACTGTCACGGTCCGCGGCTCAGGGATTGGCGGACGGAACTCCGAACTGGCTTTAGGCGCAGTCGCAGAGATGGCGGGGCTGGAAAACACCCTGTTAATCACCCTTGCCAGCGACGGAGATGATGGTTTCAGCCCTGCTGCTGGCGCGGTTGTCAGCGGTTCGACCTTTTCCCGTGCTGCCCAAATGGGTTTACAACCCAATGAATTCTTGAAGCGCAACGACTCTTTCTCCTTTTTCAATCAACTCAACGATTGTATCTATACCACCCCAACCCATACCAATGTGAATGATCTGATTTTCTTGTTTGTAAGTTAA
- a CDS encoding radical activating enzyme — protein MVASYVTLDPIMLQERVELAREHLTHCDLCGWECGVNRLEGKRGVCKTGITAYISSFGPHHGEEYPLRGWRGSGTIFFAGCNLRCQYCQNYEISQLYQGYAVTSTQLAEIMLRLQALGCHNINLVSPSHVIVPILEAILAARTKGLHLPLVYNTGGYDSLSALRLLEGIIDIYMPDMKYSNANLARKYSRIPHYPEINQKAVKEMHRQVGDLVLDENGIAQRGLLIRHLILPNHIAGSEQILKFIAQEISTNTYLNLMDQYRPLYHAHQYPELNRRITSAEYQEVIAFAKALGLKRLDGEV, from the coding sequence ATGGTAGCCAGTTATGTAACTCTTGATCCGATTATGCTACAGGAGCGAGTGGAGTTAGCCCGAGAACATCTTACCCACTGTGATCTGTGCGGCTGGGAATGCGGAGTCAACCGTCTGGAAGGGAAACGAGGGGTTTGTAAGACTGGCATTACTGCTTACATCAGTAGCTTTGGACCTCATCATGGGGAGGAGTATCCTCTGCGAGGCTGGCGCGGTTCAGGGACGATTTTTTTTGCAGGTTGTAACCTGCGTTGTCAATACTGCCAGAATTACGAAATCAGTCAACTTTATCAAGGCTATGCAGTCACCTCAACCCAATTGGCGGAAATCATGCTCCGTTTACAAGCCCTGGGCTGCCATAATATCAATCTCGTCTCTCCTTCCCATGTCATTGTCCCAATCCTGGAAGCTATCCTCGCGGCGCGAACAAAAGGTCTGCATCTACCGCTGGTCTACAACACGGGCGGTTATGATTCGTTGAGCGCTTTGAGATTGCTGGAGGGAATTATCGATATCTATATGCCCGATATGAAATACAGTAATGCCAACCTTGCCCGGAAATATTCGCGAATTCCCCACTATCCTGAGATCAATCAGAAAGCAGTCAAAGAGATGCATCGCCAGGTTGGTGATCTGGTGCTCGATGAAAATGGCATAGCCCAACGAGGTTTGTTAATTCGGCATTTAATTCTGCCCAACCACATTGCCGGAAGTGAACAAATCTTGAAGTTCATTGCCCAGGAGATTTCAACGAACACCTACCTGAATCTGATGGATCAATACCGTCCGCTTTATCATGCCCATCAATATCCTGAACTGAATCGTCGCATCACCTCCGCGGAATATCAAGAAGTCATTGCCTTCGCCAAAGCCCTGGGCTTGAAGCGACTGGATGGCGAAGTTTAG